A genomic region of Arachis hypogaea cultivar Tifrunner chromosome 5, arahy.Tifrunner.gnm2.J5K5, whole genome shotgun sequence contains the following coding sequences:
- the LOC112800819 gene encoding plant UBX domain-containing protein 8 isoform X1, translated as MSMARPNQEAIETFMSITGLSEPIAVQKLEEHGGNLNEAVNAHFSEGDRNLSTSTLNTSAALPQDDFMDIDNELNAEMRRPLSLLSSARTNPFSLLDPTIGRSIFDNHLDPTNRSPFVTHPREVRQIPIEVKDSNQSNPPGDHVPTIEDVTGTSQAHGPDIHGTVIIHDDDDDIPPAQTAARDEQMHTLDRNARPSAPEFENLPDYGNDIEEEMIRAAIEASKREAEEKYSNQNLNTQSDFSEPGAQRTVSHLDDPELAHAVSLSLKTAEQEKQLRMQGGEAEASTVGSSKPSKVELGEASSNGRGNHGHSRLQSGSSSFQDEDEDLEEQPLVWNRPRRTSSSPKESPQEVEAVEASPLPSTGQQDNSNPAQHNENSFQLDEWGGISSVEHDEAVMLEAAMFGGIPEGTGYRYAYAPHEFMQSRGSYPRPTPRPPSPSLTAQRLIREQQDDEYLASLQADREKELKAIEEAEAAREEERRREEESRRKLQEEQELETQLVAKEASLPPEPSSDDENAVTLLVRMPDGSRRGRRFLRSNKLQSLFDFIDIARVVKPGTYRLVRPYPRRAFSYEESASILEELGLTNKQEALFLELV; from the exons ATGTCAATGGCGAGGCCTAATCAAGAGGCAATTGAGACATTTATGAGCATCACTGGCTTATCTGAACCCATCGCAGTGCAAAAGCTTGAG GAACATGGAGGCAATCTTAATGAAGCTGTCAATGCACATTTTAGTGAAGGTGACCGAAATTTGTCAACCAG CACCCTCAATACCTCTGCTGCACTTCCACAAGATGATTTTATGGATATAGATAACGAACTTAATGCTGAAATGCGCAGACCTCTGTCTCTTTTGTCTTCGGCAAGAACtaatcccttttctcttcttgatCCAACTATTGGGAGAAGTATATTTGATAATCATCTTGATCCAACAAACCGATCACCATTTGTTACACATCCAAGAGAAGTAAGACAAATTCCTATAGAGGTTAAGGATAGTAATCAATCCAACCCTCCAGGGGACCATGTTCCGACCATTGAAGATGTCACTGGAACTTCTCAGGCCCATGGTCCAGATATTCATGGAACAGTCAtcattcatgatgatgatgatgatattccACCTGCCCAAACTGCTGCTCGGGATGAGCAGATGCATACACTTGACAGAAATGCGAGACCCAGTGCTCCTGAGTTTGAGAATTTGCCAGATTATGGCAATGACATAGAAGAAGAAATGATCCGTGCAGCAATTGAGGCTTCAAAAAGGGAGGCTGAGGAGAAGTACTCAAATCAAAACCTTAACACACAAAGC GATTTCAGCGAACCTGGGGCCCAGAGAACTGTATCTCATCTGGATGATCCTGAGCTTGCCCATGCAGTCTCATTGTCCCTGAAG ACTGCTGAGCAAGAGAAACAATTGCGCATGCAAGGAGGAGAAGCTGAAGCATCAACAGTTGGTTCATCCAAACCATCTAAAGTGGAGCTAGGGGAAGCCTCATCAAATGGAAG GGGCAATCATGGTCATTCTAGGTTGCAGTCAGGAAGTTCTTCCTTccaagatgaagatgaagacttAGAAGAGCAACCTCTGGTTTGGAACAGGCCTAGACGTACATCCTCAAGCCCTAAAGAGTCACCACAAGAAGTTGAAGCTGTTGAGGCTAGTCCTCTGCCCAGCACAGGACAGCAGGATAACAGCAATCCTGCTCAACATAATGAAAATTCCTTCCAATTAGATGAG TGGGGTGGTATTTCTTCGGTGGAGCACGATGAAGCAGTTATGCTTGAGGCTGCAATGTTTGGTGGGATCCCAGAAGGAACCGGTTATCGCTATGCCTATGCACCTCATGAGTTCATGCAGAGTAGGGGTTCATATCCTCGGCCAACCCCACGCCCACCGTCACCATCACTGACAGCTCAGCGCTTGATAAGGGAACAGCAG GATGATGAATATCTTGCATCATTACAAGCAGACAGAGAAAAGGAATTGAAAGCCATAGAAGAAGCTGAGGCTGCTCGTGAAGAGGAAAGGCGGAGAGAGGAAGAATCTCGCAGGAAGTTACAGGAAGAGCAG GAATTGGAAACACAGCTAGTAGCAAAAGAAGCCTCTCTACCACCAGAACCATCCTCAGATGATGAAAATGCTGTCACCTTGCTGGTAAGGATGCCAGATGGAAGCCGCCGTGGACGTCGATTCCTTAGATCTAATAAACTACAG TCTCTCTTCGACTTCATAGATATTGCTAGAGTGGTGAAACCAGGCACTTACAGACTG GTGAGACCGTATCCTAGGCGTGCTTTTAGTTACGAAGAAAGCGCATCGATACTTGAAGAGCTTGGACTAACCAACAAGCAAGAAGCCTTGTTTTTGGAGTTAGTCTAG
- the LOC112800820 gene encoding scarecrow-like protein 28: MLAGCSSSTLLSPRHRLRSEPSPQFHHQACHLQLPPSMSTQRLDLPACTFPRNNKVSPRPSVVTTNTNTNKPIEAKTSSYSLKQHIRLPPLATTPQVITSAPPSPFLEAKEEPFWDNNNNNRSLKKRPVDNDDSFDSRAKRKKGSNSNSNSTSDNGDSSDDVMEEEGTGEGLSLSANFWLQPSSLPPFSLTCSGEEERVCFVPSEVVSAPWVESAITKITNHGEKEGEGGGSRFPPPQPSASSNTSSESQGLSLRLNENPEVGNGSGNPYHNHHHEETTAEEDEDIQEEHRGFELVSLLTACVEAIGTKNIAAINHFIAKLGDLASPRGTSSMSRICSYFTEALAIRVTRLWPHIFHITIPRELDRVVEDENGTALRLLNQITPIPKFLHFTSNEMLLRAFEGKDRVHIIDFDIKQGLQWPSLFQSLTSRSNPPSHVRITGIGESKQDLNETGDRLAGFAEALNLPFEFHGVVDRLEDVRLWMLHVKENETVAVNCVFQLHKTLYDVNGGALRDFLGLIRSTNPAMVVVAEQEAEHNDMRLEARVCNSLKYYSALFDSVEHCLEGDSSARRKIEEMFGREIRNIVACEGSDRLERHEGFGKWRKMMVEQGGFRCLGVTERERVQSQLLMKMYPCDSYSVRNHSSEALSLCWMDIPLFTVSAWAPLDAAGTSSSVSQPI; this comes from the coding sequence ATGTTGGCTGGGTGTTCTAGTTCTACATTGTTGTCACCAAGGCATAGATTGAGGAGCGAACCATCACCACAGTTTCATCATCAAGCTTGTCATCTTCAGCTACCACCTTCCATGAGCACGCAGAGATTGGACTTGCCAGCTTGCACCTTCCCAAGGAACAACAAAGTCTCACCAAGGCCTTCTGTTgtcaccaccaacaccaacaccaacaagcCCATTGAAGCCAAGACAAGCTCTTATTCTCTCAAGCAGCACATTAGGCTTCCGCCATTGGCAACCACACCACAAGTTATCACATCTGCACCACCTTCACCCTTCCTTGAAGCCAAAGAAGAGCCCTTctgggacaacaacaacaacaacaggagCTTGAAGAAGAGGCCAGTGGATAATGACGACTCTTTTGACAGCAGAGCCAAGAGGAAGAAGGGTagcaacagcaacagcaacagcACCAGCGACAATGGCGATTCTTCCGATGATGTTATGGAAGAAGAAGGAACAGGAGAGGGTCTGAGTTTATCTGCAAACTTCTGGTTACAGCCATCTTCACTTCCTCCATTCTCTCTAACATGTTCAGGGGAGGAAGAGAGGGTGTGCTTCGTTCCAAGCGAGGTGGTTTCCGCTCCTTGGGTGGAATCCGCAATAACAAAGATAACAAACCATGGCGAGAAGGAAGGCGAGGGTGGTGGCAGCCGCTTCCCTCCGCCACAACCCTCAGCCTCCTCCAACACCTCATCAGAGAGCCAAGGTTTAAGCCTCAGGCTGAACGAGAATCCTGAAGTCGGAAACGGTTCAGGTAACCCTTACCATAACCACCACCATGAAGAAACCACCGCGGAGGAAGACGAAGATATCCAAGAGGAGCACCGTGGATTCGAGCTTGTTAGTTTACTAACCGCATGCGTTGAAGCCATTGGAACAAAGAACATCGCCGCAATCAACCATTTCATAGCAAAATTAGGAGATCTTGCTTCACCAAGAGGAACAAGTTCAATGAGCCGAATCTGTTCTTACTTCACAGAAGCCCTAGCCATAAGAGTGACGAGGCTATGGCCTCACATTTTCCACATCACCATCCCTCGGGAGCTCGATCGTGTTGTGGAAGACGAAAACGGCACCGCATTGAGGCTCTTGAACCAAATCACACCGATCCCTAAGTTCCTTCACTTCACATCCAACGAGATGCTGCTGAGAGCCTTCGAAGGCAAAGACAGAGTCCACATCATAGATTTCGACATCAAGCAAGGTCTTCAATGGCCGAGCTTGTTCCAGAGCTTGACTTCCAGATCGAACCCTCCCAGCCACGTCAGAATCACCGGCATCGGCGAATCCAAGCAAGATCTGAACGAAACAGGTGACAGGCTCGCCGGTTTCGCGGAGGCGTTGAACCTTCCGTTCGAGTTCCATGGAGTGGTGGACAGGCTGGAAGACGTGAGGCTGTGGATGCTTCACGTGAAGGAGAACGAAACGGTTGCGGTGAACTGTGTGTTCCAGCTTCACAAGACTCTGTACGACGTAAACGGCGGAGCGTTGAGAGATTTTTTGGGACTGATACGAAGCACGAACCCCGCAATGGTGGTTGTGGCGGAGCAAGAAGCAGAGCACAACGATATGAGGTTGGAGGCTAGGGTTTGCAACTCGTTGAAATACTACTCAGCGTTGTTTGACTCGGTTGAGCACTGTCTTGAAGGGGATAGCAGTGCGAGGAGGAAGATAGAGGAGATGTTTGGAAGGGAGATTAGGAACATTGTGGCTTGTGAGGGGAGTGATAGGTTGGAGAGGCATGAGGGTTTTGGGAAGTGGAGGAAGATGATGGTGGAGCAAGGAGGGTTCAGGTGCTTGGGTGTTACTGAGAGAGAAAGGGTTCAGAGCCAGTTGCTGATGAAGATGTACCCTTGTGACAGTTACAGTGTTAGGAATCATTCAAGTGAGGCTCTCAGTCTTTGTTGGATGGACATTCCTTTGTTCACTGTTTCAGCTTGGGCACCTCTTGATGCTGCAGGAACCTCTTCATCTGTTTCTCAGCCAATTTGA
- the LOC112800819 gene encoding plant UBX domain-containing protein 8 isoform X2: MSMARPNQEAIETFMSITGLSEPIAVQKLEEHGGNLNEAVNAHFSEGDRNLSTSTLNTSAALPQDDFMDIDNELNAEMRRPLSLLSSARTNPFSLLDPTIGRSIFDNHLDPTNRSPFVTHPREVRQIPIEVKDSNQSNPPGDHVPTIEDVTGTSQAHGPDIHGTVIIHDDDDDIPPAQTAARDEQMHTLDRNARPSAPEFENLPDYGNDIEEEMIRAAIEASKREAEEKYSNQNLNTQSDFSEPGAQRTVSHLDDPELAHAVSLSLKTAEQEKQLRMQGGEAEASTVGSSKPSKVELGEASSNGRLQSGSSSFQDEDEDLEEQPLVWNRPRRTSSSPKESPQEVEAVEASPLPSTGQQDNSNPAQHNENSFQLDEWGGISSVEHDEAVMLEAAMFGGIPEGTGYRYAYAPHEFMQSRGSYPRPTPRPPSPSLTAQRLIREQQDDEYLASLQADREKELKAIEEAEAAREEERRREEESRRKLQEEQELETQLVAKEASLPPEPSSDDENAVTLLVRMPDGSRRGRRFLRSNKLQSLFDFIDIARVVKPGTYRLVRPYPRRAFSYEESASILEELGLTNKQEALFLELV; this comes from the exons ATGTCAATGGCGAGGCCTAATCAAGAGGCAATTGAGACATTTATGAGCATCACTGGCTTATCTGAACCCATCGCAGTGCAAAAGCTTGAG GAACATGGAGGCAATCTTAATGAAGCTGTCAATGCACATTTTAGTGAAGGTGACCGAAATTTGTCAACCAG CACCCTCAATACCTCTGCTGCACTTCCACAAGATGATTTTATGGATATAGATAACGAACTTAATGCTGAAATGCGCAGACCTCTGTCTCTTTTGTCTTCGGCAAGAACtaatcccttttctcttcttgatCCAACTATTGGGAGAAGTATATTTGATAATCATCTTGATCCAACAAACCGATCACCATTTGTTACACATCCAAGAGAAGTAAGACAAATTCCTATAGAGGTTAAGGATAGTAATCAATCCAACCCTCCAGGGGACCATGTTCCGACCATTGAAGATGTCACTGGAACTTCTCAGGCCCATGGTCCAGATATTCATGGAACAGTCAtcattcatgatgatgatgatgatattccACCTGCCCAAACTGCTGCTCGGGATGAGCAGATGCATACACTTGACAGAAATGCGAGACCCAGTGCTCCTGAGTTTGAGAATTTGCCAGATTATGGCAATGACATAGAAGAAGAAATGATCCGTGCAGCAATTGAGGCTTCAAAAAGGGAGGCTGAGGAGAAGTACTCAAATCAAAACCTTAACACACAAAGC GATTTCAGCGAACCTGGGGCCCAGAGAACTGTATCTCATCTGGATGATCCTGAGCTTGCCCATGCAGTCTCATTGTCCCTGAAG ACTGCTGAGCAAGAGAAACAATTGCGCATGCAAGGAGGAGAAGCTGAAGCATCAACAGTTGGTTCATCCAAACCATCTAAAGTGGAGCTAGGGGAAGCCTCATCAAATGGAAG GTTGCAGTCAGGAAGTTCTTCCTTccaagatgaagatgaagacttAGAAGAGCAACCTCTGGTTTGGAACAGGCCTAGACGTACATCCTCAAGCCCTAAAGAGTCACCACAAGAAGTTGAAGCTGTTGAGGCTAGTCCTCTGCCCAGCACAGGACAGCAGGATAACAGCAATCCTGCTCAACATAATGAAAATTCCTTCCAATTAGATGAG TGGGGTGGTATTTCTTCGGTGGAGCACGATGAAGCAGTTATGCTTGAGGCTGCAATGTTTGGTGGGATCCCAGAAGGAACCGGTTATCGCTATGCCTATGCACCTCATGAGTTCATGCAGAGTAGGGGTTCATATCCTCGGCCAACCCCACGCCCACCGTCACCATCACTGACAGCTCAGCGCTTGATAAGGGAACAGCAG GATGATGAATATCTTGCATCATTACAAGCAGACAGAGAAAAGGAATTGAAAGCCATAGAAGAAGCTGAGGCTGCTCGTGAAGAGGAAAGGCGGAGAGAGGAAGAATCTCGCAGGAAGTTACAGGAAGAGCAG GAATTGGAAACACAGCTAGTAGCAAAAGAAGCCTCTCTACCACCAGAACCATCCTCAGATGATGAAAATGCTGTCACCTTGCTGGTAAGGATGCCAGATGGAAGCCGCCGTGGACGTCGATTCCTTAGATCTAATAAACTACAG TCTCTCTTCGACTTCATAGATATTGCTAGAGTGGTGAAACCAGGCACTTACAGACTG GTGAGACCGTATCCTAGGCGTGCTTTTAGTTACGAAGAAAGCGCATCGATACTTGAAGAGCTTGGACTAACCAACAAGCAAGAAGCCTTGTTTTTGGAGTTAGTCTAG